Proteins from a single region of Anaeromicrobium sediminis:
- a CDS encoding ribose-phosphate diphosphokinase codes for MNTNRQKIKVFAGNASKELASKICKELEIELGDAHVGTFSDGEISVNINETVRGADVFVIQSTCEPVNNNLMELLIMIDALKRASAGRINAVIPYYGYARQDRKAKARDPITAKLVADLITAAGADRVLTMDLHAAQIQGYFEIPVDHLLGVPILAKHFRERNIEDLVVVSPDLGSVTRARNFAGYLDAPIAIIDKRRPKANVSEVMNIIGDIEGKNVILIDDMIDTAGTITNAASALKEFGAKDVYACCTHPVLSGPAIERINNSEIDELVLLDTIELDDDKKIKNINCLSVAGIFAEAIKRIYENLSVSKLFD; via the coding sequence ATGAATACTAATAGACAAAAGATCAAAGTATTTGCAGGAAATGCATCTAAAGAATTGGCTTCTAAAATTTGCAAGGAGTTAGAAATTGAATTAGGAGATGCTCACGTTGGAACTTTTAGTGACGGCGAGATTTCAGTAAATATAAATGAAACTGTAAGAGGTGCAGATGTATTTGTAATTCAATCAACTTGTGAACCTGTAAATAATAATTTAATGGAGCTTTTAATAATGATAGATGCATTAAAGAGAGCTTCTGCAGGAAGAATCAATGCAGTTATTCCTTATTATGGATATGCAAGACAAGATAGAAAAGCAAAAGCTAGAGATCCAATCACAGCAAAATTAGTAGCAGATTTAATTACGGCAGCAGGAGCAGACAGAGTACTTACTATGGATTTACATGCTGCACAAATCCAAGGATATTTTGAAATTCCAGTAGATCACCTTTTAGGTGTACCAATATTAGCTAAGCACTTCAGAGAAAGAAACATTGAAGATTTAGTAGTAGTATCTCCAGACTTAGGAAGTGTAACTAGAGCTAGAAACTTTGCGGGATACTTAGATGCACCTATAGCTATAATTGATAAGAGAAGACCTAAGGCTAATGTATCAGAAGTAATGAATATTATAGGCGATATAGAAGGTAAAAATGTAATATTAATAGATGATATGATAGATACAGCAGGAACTATTACTAATGCGGCTAGTGCTTTAAAGGAATTTGGAGCTAAAGATGTTTATGCATGCTGTACTCATCCTGTATTATCAGGACCAGCAATAGAGAGAATTAACAATTCTGAAATTGATGAATTAGTATTACTTGATACTATTGAACTTGATGATGATAAGAAAATAAAAAATATAAACTGTCTATCAGTGGCAGGAATATTTGCTGAGGCTATAAAGAGAATATATGAAAACTTATCTGTAAGTAAGTTATTTGATTAA
- the glmU gene encoding bifunctional UDP-N-acetylglucosamine diphosphorylase/glucosamine-1-phosphate N-acetyltransferase GlmU encodes MEKTTAIILAAGAGTRMKSKFPKVVHKVCGKSMVEHVIHVAKCSDCEETVVVIGHGADKVKETVKDDVHFVLQREQLGTGHAVLQAKEYIKDEGYVLLLYGDTPLIKADTLREMIDYHKENKLSATVLTAHVDNPYGYGRIVKDTAGYVEKIVEHKDANEEELKITEINSGMYLYDAKLLKESLDLLNNNNSQKEYYITDVVGILNDKGHKVGSYVLEDMEEILGVNSRVQLAAAEKIMRDRTLNKLMESGVTLIDPNNTYIDAQVEIGQDTIIYPGAIIKGNTIIGNECSIGHNTRIENSIIKDNVEIQSSTIIDSFVDEETTVGPYAYLRPNSKIGKKAKIGDFVEVKNATIGDNSKASHLAYIGDAEVGSGVNIGCGVVFVNYDGKNKHKTIVEDNAFVGSNCNLVAPVTIKESAYIATGSTITKEVPEGALSVARQKQRNIEGWVERKGLLKNK; translated from the coding sequence ATGGAAAAGACTACAGCAATTATATTAGCAGCTGGTGCAGGAACTAGAATGAAATCTAAGTTTCCAAAGGTAGTGCATAAGGTATGTGGAAAATCTATGGTAGAACATGTTATACATGTGGCTAAATGTTCGGATTGTGAAGAAACAGTAGTGGTAATAGGCCATGGTGCAGACAAGGTAAAAGAAACGGTTAAAGATGATGTACATTTTGTTCTGCAAAGGGAACAATTAGGCACTGGTCATGCTGTTTTGCAAGCAAAAGAATATATTAAAGATGAAGGTTATGTTCTTTTATTATATGGGGATACTCCTTTGATTAAAGCAGACACACTAAGAGAAATGATAGACTATCATAAGGAAAATAAATTATCAGCTACAGTTTTGACAGCTCATGTGGATAATCCTTATGGATATGGAAGAATTGTAAAGGATACAGCAGGGTATGTGGAAAAAATCGTTGAACACAAGGATGCAAATGAAGAGGAACTTAAGATTACTGAAATAAATTCTGGAATGTATTTATATGATGCAAAGCTTTTAAAAGAATCCTTAGACTTATTAAATAATAATAATAGTCAAAAGGAATATTATATAACAGATGTAGTAGGAATACTAAATGACAAAGGACATAAAGTAGGTTCTTATGTATTAGAGGATATGGAAGAAATCTTAGGAGTAAACTCAAGAGTTCAGTTGGCCGCAGCTGAGAAGATAATGAGAGACAGAACATTAAACAAACTAATGGAAAGTGGAGTTACATTGATAGACCCTAATAATACATATATAGATGCTCAAGTGGAAATTGGGCAAGACACTATAATTTATCCAGGTGCAATAATAAAGGGTAATACTATTATTGGGAATGAATGCTCTATAGGACATAATACTAGAATTGAAAACTCTATTATTAAGGATAATGTGGAAATTCAAAGCTCTACTATAATAGACAGTTTTGTAGATGAAGAAACTACTGTAGGACCATATGCATATTTAAGACCTAATAGTAAAATAGGTAAAAAAGCTAAAATAGGAGACTTTGTTGAAGTTAAAAATGCAACTATAGGAGATAATTCTAAGGCATCCCATTTAGCATATATAGGAGATGCGGAAGTTGGCTCAGGTGTTAATATAGGTTGTGGAGTAGTATTTGTTAACTATGACGGGAAGAATAAGCATAAAACCATAGTTGAGGACAATGCTTTTGTGGGAAGTAATTGTAACTTAGTAGCTCCAGTAACTATAAAAGAAAGTGCTTATATTGCTACAGGTTCTACTATAACTAAAGAAGTTCCAGAGGGAGCTTTATCAGTAGCTAGGCAAAAGCAAAGAAATATAGAAGGATGGGTAGAAAGAAAAGGACTTCTAAAAAACAAATAG
- the spoVG gene encoding septation regulator SpoVG, giving the protein MQVTDVRVRKIQDEGKMKGIVSVTFDNEFVVHDIKIIEGLNGLFIAMPSRKIGEGDFRDIAHPINSETRSRLQDKIFDAYEKAKLSQDE; this is encoded by the coding sequence ATGCAAGTTACAGATGTTCGTGTAAGGAAAATCCAGGATGAAGGAAAAATGAAAGGGATAGTGTCAGTTACTTTCGATAATGAATTTGTTGTACATGATATTAAAATAATAGAAGGACTAAATGGATTATTTATTGCTATGCCTAGTAGAAAAATAGGAGAAGGTGATTTTAGAGATATAGCTCATCCTATTAACTCAGAAACTAGATCTAGATTACAAGACAAAATATTTGATGCTTATGAAAAGGCAAAATTAAGCCAAGATGAGTAA
- a CDS encoding winged helix-turn-helix transcriptional regulator has product MPKDRTNKVSCSNYRCEIEVTLELISGKWKGLILWNLGNHEVIRFNEFRRIIPKITQKMLTQQLRTLEEDGLINRKIYNQIPPMVEYSLSEEGQKLMPILEQMDKWGKNYISNYRKD; this is encoded by the coding sequence ATGCCTAAAGATAGAACTAATAAAGTGAGTTGTAGTAATTATAGATGTGAAATAGAAGTAACTTTAGAATTAATAAGTGGAAAATGGAAAGGCCTTATATTGTGGAACCTAGGAAATCATGAAGTTATAAGATTTAATGAATTTAGAAGAATCATTCCGAAAATCACACAAAAAATGTTAACACAACAATTAAGAACTTTAGAAGAAGATGGATTAATAAATAGAAAAATTTATAATCAAATTCCTCCCATGGTAGAATACTCCTTATCCGAAGAAGGTCAAAAATTAATGCCTATATTAGAACAAATGGATAAATGGGGTAAAAATTATATATCTAATTACAGAAAAGACTAA
- a CDS encoding iron-containing alcohol dehydrogenase — protein MARFTIPRDVYFGEGAIEELKNLKGKRAAIVIGGGSIKRSGALDKIEGYLKEAGMETTLIEGVESDPSVDTVMNGVKIMQKFEPDWIVGVGGGSPIDAAKAMWIFYEYPQFTFEEAAKPFSLPELRTKAKFAAVTTTSGTGTEVTSFSVITDNKTGVKYPIADYNITPDIAIVDTDLAQTMSPKLVAHTGMDALTHAFEAYVSTVRTVFTDALAMKSIEMMKENLVKSFEGDTKARSEMHLAQCLAGMSFSNAILGIVHSMAHKTGKIFSIPHGCANAIYLPYVIQFNQKIAGKAYADIARRLGLAGNNEEELVNSLVEMVIDFNKKMNIPLTLREFGVSEKDFNDKLEEIADTAVADPCTGTNPREISVEEMKKLFICAYNGEKVEF, from the coding sequence ATGGCAAGATTCACAATACCAAGAGATGTTTATTTTGGAGAAGGAGCAATAGAAGAATTAAAGAATTTAAAAGGGAAAAGGGCTGCCATAGTAATTGGTGGTGGTTCAATAAAGAGAAGTGGAGCATTAGATAAAATAGAAGGATATTTAAAAGAAGCTGGAATGGAAACTACACTTATAGAAGGGGTAGAATCAGATCCATCAGTTGATACCGTAATGAATGGCGTAAAAATAATGCAGAAATTTGAACCAGATTGGATAGTTGGAGTAGGTGGAGGTTCACCTATAGATGCGGCAAAAGCTATGTGGATATTTTACGAATACCCACAATTTACATTTGAAGAAGCTGCAAAACCATTCTCCCTACCAGAGTTAAGAACAAAAGCGAAATTTGCAGCAGTAACAACAACTAGTGGAACTGGTACAGAAGTTACATCATTCTCAGTGATAACAGATAATAAAACTGGAGTAAAATATCCAATAGCTGATTACAATATAACACCAGACATAGCAATAGTAGATACTGATTTAGCTCAAACAATGTCACCAAAATTAGTAGCACACACAGGAATGGATGCATTAACTCATGCTTTTGAAGCATACGTGTCAACAGTAAGAACAGTATTTACAGATGCACTAGCAATGAAATCTATTGAAATGATGAAAGAGAACTTAGTAAAGTCATTTGAAGGAGATACAAAAGCAAGAAGTGAAATGCACTTAGCACAATGCCTTGCAGGAATGTCATTCTCAAATGCAATCCTGGGAATAGTTCATAGTATGGCACATAAAACAGGAAAGATATTTAGTATTCCTCATGGATGTGCAAATGCAATATACTTGCCATATGTAATTCAATTTAACCAAAAAATTGCTGGTAAAGCTTATGCTGACATAGCAAGAAGATTAGGCCTAGCAGGAAATAATGAAGAGGAATTAGTGAATTCATTAGTAGAAATGGTAATAGATTTTAATAAAAAAATGAATATTCCACTTACATTAAGAGAATTTGGAGTAAGTGAAAAAGACTTTAATGACAAACTTGAAGAAATTGCAGATACTGCAGTAGCAGATCCATGTACAGGTACAAATCCAAGAGAGATATCGGTAGAAGAAATGAAAAAACTATTTATTTGTGCTTACAATGGTGAAAAAGTAGAATTTTAA
- a CDS encoding EamA family transporter, whose amino-acid sequence MIINEKMNRKDIGLALLVVTVWGANFTVIKLGLAGVPSMLLAVLRYVLTAFPAVFFVKRPAIEWRYCIAYGLAVGVGQFGCLFYAMDIGMPAGIASVVLQSQAFFTILFAAVLLKEPLKVRQLIGLVVASLGLYLIGTNGGANGTLSIPLGAFLLSLLAAACWSGSNIVIRYAVNHAASRGEKLDMLSLVVWSSLVPPIPLMILALMFDTPETLLHAITNLNGVSIFAVFYLAFFATLVGYGTWSGLIAKYSAGRVAPLSLLVPVTGLITARLVLGEQLSSLQWAGGLVIVLGILISNFGLAPMKFLLKAKD is encoded by the coding sequence ATGATTATAAATGAAAAAATGAATAGAAAAGATATTGGACTTGCCTTGCTTGTAGTGACGGTTTGGGGAGCTAATTTCACTGTGATTAAATTGGGTCTTGCTGGAGTACCTTCCATGCTATTAGCTGTTTTGCGCTATGTGTTAACCGCATTTCCCGCTGTTTTCTTTGTAAAGCGTCCTGCCATAGAATGGAGATATTGTATTGCCTATGGATTGGCAGTGGGTGTCGGCCAATTTGGTTGCTTGTTTTATGCCATGGATATAGGTATGCCAGCGGGTATTGCTTCTGTGGTTCTTCAATCTCAAGCATTCTTTACAATTTTATTTGCAGCAGTGCTTTTAAAAGAACCACTAAAGGTAAGACAACTGATAGGCCTTGTAGTTGCTTCACTGGGTCTTTACCTCATAGGTACAAATGGAGGTGCTAACGGAACCTTATCCATTCCTCTTGGAGCATTTTTATTAAGTCTTTTAGCCGCCGCTTGTTGGAGTGGCTCCAATATAGTAATAAGATATGCTGTCAATCATGCAGCTTCTAGGGGAGAAAAATTAGACATGCTTAGCCTTGTTGTCTGGTCAAGTCTTGTACCTCCTATTCCTCTTATGATACTTGCGCTCATGTTTGACACGCCTGAAACATTATTACACGCAATTACTAATTTGAATGGAGTATCTATTTTTGCTGTCTTTTATCTTGCTTTTTTCGCAACATTAGTTGGATATGGCACATGGAGCGGATTAATTGCTAAGTATTCTGCAGGCCGAGTAGCCCCACTCTCTTTACTCGTTCCTGTCACTGGACTTATTACCGCTCGTCTTGTTCTTGGAGAACAGCTTTCCTCCCTACAGTGGGCCGGAGGTTTGGTTATAGTTCTTGGCATACTCATATCAAATTTTGGCCTAGCACCAATGAAATTCTTACTTAAGGCTAAAGATTAA
- the purR gene encoding pur operon repressor → MKIKRNERIGALVKILTDNPNHLFNLSYFTDKFNAAKSSISEDIVIAKKLMEDLELGKIETVPGAAGGVKYIPVLTKEETKEILDEVCNKLKDPKRIIPGPFLYMADIIYNPATMRKVGNIFATQFMDKEIDYVITVETKGIPIAMMTANALNVPLIILRRDSKVTEGSTVSINYLSGSTGKIQTMSISKRAIKPGSNVIIIDDFMKAGGTAKGMVDMMREFDANVVGIGVLISTKEPEAKVVKDYIPLLVLDHIDDREQNVIIYPNEELV, encoded by the coding sequence ATGAAAATAAAGAGAAATGAACGAATCGGAGCATTAGTTAAAATATTGACTGATAATCCAAATCATTTATTTAATCTTAGTTATTTTACGGATAAATTCAATGCAGCCAAATCTAGTATCAGTGAAGATATTGTCATAGCAAAGAAACTGATGGAAGATTTAGAACTGGGCAAGATAGAAACTGTGCCAGGAGCTGCTGGAGGGGTAAAATATATACCTGTCTTAACTAAAGAAGAAACTAAGGAAATATTAGATGAAGTCTGTAACAAACTTAAAGATCCTAAAAGAATTATACCAGGTCCATTTTTATATATGGCAGATATAATATATAACCCTGCTACTATGAGAAAGGTTGGGAACATCTTTGCCACTCAATTTATGGACAAGGAAATCGATTACGTAATCACAGTAGAAACTAAAGGTATTCCTATAGCTATGATGACGGCAAATGCACTAAATGTACCACTTATAATCTTAAGAAGAGATAGTAAAGTTACGGAAGGGTCTACTGTTAGTATTAATTATTTATCTGGGTCTACTGGTAAAATTCAAACCATGTCCATATCAAAGCGCGCTATTAAACCTGGGTCTAATGTAATCATAATAGACGATTTTATGAAGGCTGGAGGAACGGCTAAGGGAATGGTAGATATGATGCGTGAATTTGATGCAAATGTGGTAGGAATAGGAGTCTTAATAAGTACTAAGGAACCAGAAGCTAAGGTTGTAAAAGATTATATTCCATTACTTGTATTAGATCACATAGATGATAGGGAACAAAATGTAATAATATATCCTAATGAAGAGTTAGTTTAA
- the murC gene encoding UDP-N-acetylmuramate--L-alanine ligase has product MFDFDLDKHSINHIHFIGIGGISMSALAQILINFDYKVSGSDMNDSEITKKLSSQGATIHIGHNKNNISSPDLVVYTAAVKETNPELMEARTKQIPILSRAEMLGLLMKKFKNNIAVAGTHGKTTTTSMISVILDYNKYSPTILVGGQLDNIGGNVKVGSRDYFITEACEYVGSFLKFFPTVGIILNIEEDHLDYFKDLNHIKNTFREFIDLIPNDGLLIAYGDDPNVQNIIDHVNCNLITYGQDNNSDYYPINISFNDLGYPSFNLYKKDKLLGKINLRVPGEHNLYNSIASIACCHHFGIDIDHINEALNTFGGTHRRFDLLGNINNIRVVDDYAHHPTEIEATLKAVSNIDHSNLWCVFQPHTFTRTISLLDEFSEAFDGVDNLIITDIYAAREKDTGQIHSKDLVEKIKMRNDKVTYMKEFDSIVDYIYENAKPNDLVITMGAGNVNRIGEKLVNKLKG; this is encoded by the coding sequence ATGTTTGATTTTGATTTAGATAAACATAGTATAAACCATATACATTTTATCGGAATAGGTGGAATAAGTATGAGTGCTTTAGCACAAATTCTTATTAACTTCGATTATAAGGTTTCTGGATCTGATATGAATGATTCAGAAATCACTAAAAAACTTTCATCACAAGGGGCCACTATACATATAGGCCATAATAAGAATAACATATCTAGTCCAGATTTAGTAGTATATACTGCTGCAGTGAAAGAAACTAATCCAGAATTAATGGAAGCTAGGACTAAACAAATTCCTATCCTATCTAGGGCAGAAATGTTAGGACTTCTTATGAAAAAATTTAAAAACAACATAGCCGTGGCAGGTACCCATGGAAAAACTACCACCACATCTATGATCTCTGTAATTTTAGACTACAATAAATACTCTCCTACCATATTAGTTGGTGGTCAACTAGATAACATAGGAGGTAATGTTAAAGTCGGGTCTAGAGATTACTTTATTACAGAAGCATGTGAATATGTGGGAAGCTTCTTAAAATTCTTCCCTACAGTTGGAATTATTTTAAACATTGAAGAAGACCACTTAGATTATTTTAAGGACTTAAATCATATTAAAAATACCTTTAGAGAATTCATAGATTTAATCCCAAATGATGGCCTTTTAATAGCTTATGGTGATGATCCTAATGTACAAAATATAATAGACCATGTAAATTGTAACTTAATCACTTATGGTCAAGATAATAATTCAGATTACTATCCTATAAATATTTCTTTCAATGACCTTGGATATCCTTCTTTTAACTTGTATAAAAAGGATAAATTACTAGGAAAAATAAATTTGAGAGTTCCAGGCGAACACAATCTATACAATTCCATAGCATCAATTGCATGCTGTCATCATTTTGGAATAGATATTGACCATATAAATGAGGCTCTAAATACCTTTGGTGGTACCCATAGAAGATTTGATTTACTCGGTAATATTAATAATATAAGAGTAGTAGATGACTATGCTCACCACCCAACAGAAATAGAAGCCACATTAAAAGCCGTATCCAATATAGATCATAGTAACCTATGGTGTGTTTTTCAGCCCCATACCTTTACTAGAACCATATCCCTTTTAGATGAGTTCTCAGAGGCCTTTGATGGAGTAGATAATCTCATTATCACAGACATTTATGCAGCTCGAGAAAAGGACACAGGACAAATTCACTCTAAGGATTTAGTTGAAAAAATCAAAATGCGTAATGATAAAGTGACATATATGAAAGAATTTGATTCCATAGTAGATTACATTTATGAAAATGCTAAACCAAATGACTTGGTAATTACTATGGGAGCTGGAAATGTAAATAGAATTGGAGAAAAATTAGTAAATAAATTAAAAGGCTAG
- a CDS encoding LCP family protein has protein sequence MKTFMKVFFIAFLCFTMVIGAGVWAFTKFYNPPEEVVVEQPQEEEKEKEVPKEEPKSELEILIEKSERINFLLLGMEGPRTDTIMFASFDPDTNNIDLVSVPRDTYYERNKNHSPDKKKINAVHGDEGVTGTKVAISQVLCNVPIDYYVKVRYEGVESVVDSLGGVKVTIPMDMKYDDPYDSPPLHIDLKKGTQVLNGKKAIQFLRFRKGNDGTGYPNGDLGRTKTQQQFIKAALKKALGFRLPVVANTVMKYIETDMSVVDAVKLATDAIGMDSDSLKTYSIPGDTVMRNRLSYFIHDKSGVEDIIKEIYSR, from the coding sequence ATGAAGACATTTATGAAGGTATTTTTCATAGCATTTCTATGTTTTACAATGGTAATTGGAGCTGGAGTATGGGCCTTTACAAAGTTTTATAATCCTCCAGAGGAAGTTGTAGTAGAGCAACCACAGGAAGAAGAAAAGGAAAAAGAAGTGCCAAAGGAAGAACCAAAGAGCGAGTTGGAGATTTTAATAGAGAAAAGCGAGAGAATTAATTTTTTATTACTAGGTATGGAAGGGCCTAGAACGGACACTATAATGTTTGCAAGTTTTGACCCAGATACTAATAATATAGACTTAGTATCTGTACCTAGAGATACTTACTACGAGAGAAATAAAAATCATTCTCCAGATAAGAAAAAAATAAATGCAGTTCATGGAGATGAAGGTGTAACGGGAACTAAGGTAGCTATTAGCCAAGTTCTTTGTAATGTTCCTATAGACTATTATGTGAAAGTTAGATATGAAGGTGTAGAGAGTGTAGTAGATTCCTTAGGGGGAGTAAAGGTGACTATTCCTATGGATATGAAATATGATGACCCTTATGACAGTCCACCTCTTCACATAGATTTAAAAAAGGGTACACAAGTGTTAAATGGTAAAAAAGCTATTCAGTTTTTAAGATTTAGAAAGGGCAACGATGGAACGGGTTATCCAAATGGAGATCTAGGTCGTACTAAAACTCAGCAACAGTTTATAAAGGCTGCTTTAAAAAAGGCATTAGGTTTTAGATTACCAGTAGTTGCCAATACCGTTATGAAATATATTGAAACGGACATGTCTGTAGTAGATGCGGTGAAACTTGCTACAGATGCCATTGGTATGGATAGTGATAGTTTAAAGACATATTCTATTCCTGGAGACACTGTAATGAGAAATAGATTATCATACTTTATACATGATAAATCTGGAGTAGAAGATATAATAAAAGAAATATATTCAAGATAA
- a CDS encoding SIMPL domain-containing protein, whose product MNNKNPLIIVALILTLGVIVSSVIVTKGFVQVKANKNSLTVKGSAKKQIKSDFVVWNGSFSVQSSDLSSAYSKIKEDELKVKNYLINAGIKEDDIVLSSISTSTYNKILPNGTYTNEIESYKLYQTVEIRSSDVDKITNISREATDLINSGVEFSSNGPQYFYTKLADLKIEMIELATKDAKLRAEKLLQISNNTPGQLLSARVGVFQITPLYSNEISDYGINDTSSLEKEITAVVSCEFEVK is encoded by the coding sequence ATGAATAACAAAAATCCATTAATAATTGTGGCCTTAATATTAACCTTAGGAGTTATAGTCTCCTCTGTTATAGTGACAAAAGGTTTTGTTCAAGTAAAGGCTAATAAAAATTCATTAACCGTTAAGGGTAGTGCTAAGAAGCAGATTAAATCAGACTTCGTTGTATGGAATGGAAGCTTTTCTGTTCAATCTAGTGATTTATCCTCTGCCTATTCAAAAATTAAAGAGGATGAATTGAAGGTAAAGAATTATTTAATTAATGCTGGTATTAAGGAAGATGACATAGTTCTATCCTCCATTTCAACTAGTACATATAATAAAATATTACCAAATGGCACTTATACCAATGAAATAGAAAGTTACAAACTCTACCAAACTGTTGAAATCAGATCTAGTGACGTAGATAAAATTACTAATATATCAAGGGAAGCTACAGACCTTATAAACAGTGGGGTAGAATTTAGCTCTAACGGACCTCAATACTTCTATACTAAATTAGCTGATCTAAAGATTGAGATGATAGAATTAGCAACTAAGGATGCTAAATTAAGGGCAGAAAAGCTTCTTCAAATTTCTAATAATACTCCAGGTCAACTATTATCTGCTAGAGTTGGTGTATTTCAAATAACACCCCTTTACTCTAATGAAATCTCAGATTATGGAATCAACGATACATCTTCATTGGAAAAGGAAATTACAGCTGTAGTATCCTGTGAATTTGAAGTGAAATAG